ACATGCGACACATTCTTTAACAGAACTAATTGCAATTTGTAAGAATCTGTTAAATTGAGAATTGGTGTCACCAGAACCTTCAGCTATGTTTAATGGAATAGATAATGTAGCTCTAGTAAATTGTGATGTTAAGGCATAACGTTCAAAATCTGGAAATTTTTTAGTTATTTTATAAGATGAATCAACAAAATCCAATGCTTTTTGATAAACTTGTAAATCTTCGAATTT
The genomic region above belongs to Mariniflexile litorale and contains:
- a CDS encoding four helix bundle protein, giving the protein MNDLKNQMKDIKFKFEDLQVYQKALDFVDSSYKITKKFPDFERYALTSQFTRATLSIPLNIAEGSGDTNSQFNRFLQIAISSVKECVACITIAKRQNYISVEQEKKLREKLEELSKMIISLQKHLKTNNKN